CTTCTTTGCAAAGTAGATCTCGTCTGGTGTGCGGCCCTGCCAAGCCGAGTGCGGCCGGTCGCGGTTGTAGAAGGTGACGAACTCAGCGCAGAACCGATCGAGCTGCTTCACGCTGGTCAGCATCCAGCGCCCCTGGAAGA
Above is a genomic segment from Deltaproteobacteria bacterium containing:
- a CDS encoding transposase codes for the protein MLTSVKQLDRFCAEFVTFYNRDRPHSAWQGRTPDEIYFAKKRQRRPLGRVSYFDGALNWYRLG